One Dietzia sp. JS16-p6b genomic window carries:
- a CDS encoding GyrI-like domain-containing protein — MGLEITPQDRPETHYVGMAVTARFSEFGSPGGPNEMIPLVYQWLADHGIAPRSGPLYIYRNVGAPGEPVDLTVAVPVAEAVEPTNGLVAGSLPAGEYVVGRHVGEPDEIPAAHVRVQEWADVARRA; from the coding sequence ATGGGCTTGGAGATCACACCGCAGGACCGCCCGGAGACCCATTATGTCGGCATGGCCGTCACGGCCCGGTTCTCCGAGTTCGGTTCACCCGGCGGTCCGAACGAGATGATCCCCCTCGTCTACCAGTGGCTCGCGGACCACGGCATCGCGCCGCGGAGTGGTCCGCTGTACATCTACCGGAACGTCGGCGCTCCCGGGGAACCGGTCGACCTGACAGTCGCCGTGCCTGTGGCCGAGGCGGTCGAGCCAACGAACGGTCTGGTGGCGGGAAGCCTGCCCGCCGGGGAATACGTGGTCGGTCGCCACGTGGGAGAGCCCGACGAGATACCCGCCGCCCACGTGAGGGTGCAGGAATGGGCCGACGTGGCGCGTAGGGCCTGA
- the istA gene encoding IS21 family transposase: MALLLQGRSYREVVETAGCSHRDVARAKQVIGMNGITSVEGVSDAEVAGWFPDGRRRVSDEYERPEFESVLQALKHRRHFTLLQGWRRYADAAGTGKKKYGYAQYCALFSEWARTNDLVAVLRHEPGRAMHVDWAGDTLDVVDRADGVVVKAYLFVAVLPYSGAVFCRAYPDMKSEAWLDAHVQAFAFFGGVPQLVVPDNPTTSTHQRHKGDAERVVNARYQQLADHYQCAIVPARAKKPRDKAAAESAVNVVNLRVIGYLEGETWFSVSELNEAIDERVREVNRDLRRADDSTRWERFETEEQHLLTALPDARFEEVAWKQLKAARNYHITADYQHYSVPYSLAGQLLRVRLTSSRVTVFNGNEVVCEHPRLSGRKGQYSTLAEHVPDKHRDIDGLWSRTWFSDRARSFGPATQEVIEQILDRHQIEAQGYLDCQNILGGLGKKNRQRLEAACGELLARGGYPTYTTLKRLMAAIDSDAKAPRTIRPAASTRKHTETREPGPEVYVRDASHYEIGSQGAGQ, encoded by the coding sequence ATGGCGCTGTTGCTCCAGGGCCGCAGCTACCGGGAGGTCGTGGAGACGGCGGGCTGCTCGCACCGTGACGTCGCGCGGGCCAAGCAGGTGATCGGAATGAACGGCATCACCTCAGTGGAGGGCGTCTCGGATGCGGAGGTCGCCGGATGGTTCCCCGACGGGCGACGGCGGGTCTCGGATGAGTACGAGCGGCCGGAATTCGAATCTGTACTCCAAGCGCTCAAGCACCGTCGCCACTTCACCTTGCTGCAAGGGTGGCGTCGGTACGCCGATGCCGCCGGCACGGGGAAGAAAAAGTACGGATACGCGCAGTACTGCGCCCTGTTCTCCGAGTGGGCGCGAACGAATGACCTGGTCGCGGTCCTGCGCCACGAGCCGGGCCGGGCGATGCACGTGGACTGGGCCGGGGACACCCTCGACGTGGTGGACCGGGCCGACGGCGTAGTGGTCAAGGCCTACTTGTTCGTGGCGGTCCTGCCGTACTCGGGCGCGGTGTTCTGCCGGGCGTATCCGGACATGAAGTCCGAGGCCTGGCTGGACGCCCACGTCCAAGCATTCGCCTTCTTCGGGGGCGTGCCCCAGCTGGTGGTTCCCGACAATCCGACCACCTCGACGCACCAACGACACAAGGGCGATGCAGAGCGGGTCGTCAACGCCCGCTACCAGCAGCTGGCCGACCATTACCAGTGCGCCATCGTCCCAGCTAGAGCCAAGAAACCAAGGGATAAGGCTGCCGCAGAGTCCGCGGTGAACGTGGTGAACCTACGCGTCATCGGCTATCTCGAGGGCGAGACGTGGTTCTCGGTGTCCGAGCTCAACGAGGCGATCGACGAGCGGGTGCGCGAGGTCAACCGCGACCTGAGGCGAGCCGACGATTCCACCCGGTGGGAGCGCTTCGAAACCGAGGAGCAGCACCTGCTCACAGCCCTGCCGGATGCCCGGTTCGAGGAGGTGGCCTGGAAGCAGCTCAAGGCCGCCCGCAACTACCACATCACCGCCGACTACCAGCATTACTCAGTGCCGTACTCGCTGGCCGGGCAGCTGCTGCGGGTTCGGCTGACCTCGAGCCGAGTCACGGTGTTCAACGGCAACGAAGTCGTCTGCGAGCACCCGCGGCTGAGCGGCCGCAAGGGCCAGTACTCCACGCTCGCCGAGCACGTGCCAGACAAGCACCGCGACATCGACGGCCTATGGTCCAGGACCTGGTTCAGCGATCGCGCCCGCAGCTTCGGTCCGGCCACCCAGGAGGTGATCGAGCAGATCCTGGACCGCCACCAGATCGAGGCCCAGGGGTATCTGGACTGCCAGAACATCCTGGGCGGACTCGGCAAGAAGAACCGACAGCGCCTCGAGGCCGCCTGCGGAGAACTCCTGGCCCGCGGCGGCTATCCCACCTACACCACCCTCAAGCGACTGATGGCCGCGATCGACTCCGATGCCAAGGCGCCCAGGACCATCAGGCCCGCAGCCTCAACCCGCAAACACACCGAGACCCGAGAACCCGGACCCGAGGTCTACGTCCGCGACGCCTCCCACTACGAAATCGGCAGTCAGGGGGCAGGGCAGTGA
- the serB gene encoding phosphoserine phosphatase SerB has translation MSTPGTPALLTVTGPDRPGVTARVMSVLASHHADLVDVEQVVVNGHLSLGLMVRVESDADVVTVVRELTEQIHELGMQLEVQFDDIAPPTPPSTHAVVILGSPVTASAFSAVSGSLASIGANIDTIRGIADYPVTGLELHVSTAGRDAADDARLREAMAPLSDAHGVDISVDGAGLGRRSKRLVVFDVDSTLVQGEVIEMLAAHAGREAEVRAVTERAMRGELDFAQSLHERVATLKGLPADVLDEVAANIVLTPGARTTIRTLKRLGIRCGVVSGGFIQVIAGLAEELGLDFARANTLEIEDGVLTGRVVGEVVDREAKAEYLRQFAEELGISLSQTVAVGDGANDIDMLSAAGLGIAFCAKPALREVADASLSKPFLDTVLFVLGITRDEIEAADTAAGTYRRVPLE, from the coding sequence GTGAGCACCCCCGGCACCCCGGCACTCCTCACCGTCACCGGCCCCGACCGGCCGGGTGTCACCGCGAGGGTCATGTCGGTCCTCGCCTCCCACCACGCCGACCTGGTGGACGTGGAACAGGTCGTCGTCAACGGGCACCTCTCCCTCGGCCTCATGGTCCGGGTGGAGTCGGATGCCGATGTCGTGACCGTGGTCCGCGAGCTCACCGAGCAGATCCACGAACTGGGGATGCAACTCGAGGTCCAGTTCGACGACATCGCGCCTCCCACCCCGCCCTCCACCCACGCGGTGGTGATCCTCGGCAGCCCGGTCACCGCGTCGGCGTTCTCCGCGGTATCGGGGTCACTCGCGTCGATCGGCGCGAACATCGACACGATCCGGGGGATCGCCGACTACCCCGTCACGGGTCTGGAACTGCATGTCTCGACGGCCGGTCGCGACGCCGCGGACGACGCGCGACTGCGCGAAGCGATGGCACCCCTGTCGGACGCGCACGGAGTCGACATCTCGGTGGACGGCGCCGGCCTGGGACGCCGCTCCAAGCGCCTGGTGGTGTTCGACGTGGACTCCACGCTGGTCCAGGGCGAGGTCATCGAGATGCTGGCAGCACACGCGGGCAGGGAGGCCGAGGTCCGTGCGGTCACCGAGCGCGCGATGCGGGGTGAGTTGGACTTCGCCCAGTCGCTCCACGAACGGGTGGCCACGCTCAAGGGGTTGCCGGCCGACGTCCTCGACGAGGTCGCGGCGAATATCGTGCTGACCCCGGGCGCGCGCACGACCATCCGCACCCTCAAGCGACTGGGCATCCGCTGCGGTGTGGTGTCGGGCGGGTTCATCCAGGTGATCGCGGGTCTCGCCGAGGAGCTGGGGCTCGACTTCGCTCGGGCCAACACGCTCGAGATCGAGGACGGGGTGCTCACCGGCCGGGTCGTCGGCGAGGTGGTGGACCGGGAGGCCAAGGCCGAGTACCTGCGCCAGTTCGCCGAGGAGCTCGGCATCTCGCTGAGCCAGACCGTCGCCGTGGGGGACGGGGCGAACGACATCGACATGCTCTCCGCCGCGGGGCTGGGGATCGCGTTCTGCGCCAAGCCCGCTCTGCGTGAAGTGGCCGACGCGTCTCTGTCCAAGCCGTTCCTCGACACGGTCCTGTTCGTCCTCGGCATCACGCGCGATGAGATCGAGGCGGCCGACACCGCCGCCGGAACCTATCGCCGCGTTCCGCTCGAGTGA
- the clpS gene encoding ATP-dependent Clp protease adapter ClpS — MAMPSAAPVEDTETELDAGVDSPWLTVVWDDPVNLMSYVTFVFQRVFGYSREKAHELMLKVHNDGRAVVSSGSRDKVENDVRKLQEAGLWATMQREA; from the coding sequence ATGGCGATGCCGTCGGCCGCGCCCGTGGAGGACACGGAGACCGAGCTCGACGCCGGGGTGGACAGTCCCTGGCTCACGGTCGTGTGGGACGACCCGGTCAACCTCATGAGCTACGTGACCTTCGTCTTCCAGCGGGTCTTCGGCTACAGCCGGGAAAAGGCACACGAGCTCATGCTCAAGGTCCACAACGACGGTCGCGCCGTGGTCTCCTCCGGCAGTCGCGACAAGGTGGAGAACGACGTGCGCAAGCTGCAGGAGGCCGGACTGTGGGCCACGATGCAGCGGGAGGCCTGA
- the ctaD gene encoding cytochrome c oxidase subunit I, with product MTAVAPKPVDDLDHPPGEPTGSARPGSFVWKMMTTTDHKLLGLMYIVTCFVFFFIGGLMALLIRAELFVPGMQFLSNEQFNQLFTMHGTVMLLLYGTPIVVGFANYIMPLQIGAPDVAFPRLNALGYWLFTAGGIIMLSGFITPGGAAAFGWTMYMPLADKIHSPAVGADLWILGVGIGGIGTILGAVNFVTTIICLRGPGMTMFRMPIFTWNILVASVLILLIFPLLTAAALGVFYDRQFGGRIYDPGNGGAILWQHLFWFFGHPEVYVLALPFFGIVSEVFPVFSRKPLFGYAGLIFATLAIAALSMAVWAHHMFVTGAVLLPFFSFMTFLIAVPTGVKFFNWIGTMWRGKMTFETPMVFALGFIVTFLFGGLTGIMMAAAPIDFHISDTYFIVAHFHYTLFGTIVFATFAGVYFWFPKMTGRMLDEKLGKLHFWLMFIGFHTTFLVQHWLGNQGMARRYADYLATDNFTVLNQISTIGSFILGIAMLPFIWNVIKSWRYGEIVTVDDPWGAGNSLEWATSCPPPRHNFVTLPRIRSERPAFELHYPHMSERMRAEAHVGGRAAAQDPAAVKDVAERGTSPQKG from the coding sequence ATGACCGCAGTGGCCCCCAAGCCGGTCGACGATCTCGACCATCCGCCGGGCGAACCCACGGGCTCCGCCCGGCCGGGCTCGTTCGTGTGGAAGATGATGACGACGACCGATCACAAGCTGCTCGGCCTGATGTACATCGTCACCTGTTTCGTCTTCTTCTTCATCGGCGGGCTCATGGCCCTGCTCATCCGGGCGGAGCTCTTCGTCCCGGGCATGCAGTTCCTGTCCAACGAGCAGTTCAACCAGCTGTTCACCATGCACGGCACGGTCATGCTGCTGCTGTACGGAACCCCGATCGTGGTCGGGTTCGCGAACTACATCATGCCGCTGCAGATCGGCGCCCCCGACGTCGCCTTCCCGCGACTGAACGCCCTGGGCTACTGGCTGTTCACGGCGGGCGGCATCATCATGCTCTCCGGGTTCATCACCCCGGGCGGTGCGGCCGCGTTCGGCTGGACCATGTACATGCCGCTCGCCGACAAGATCCACTCGCCGGCCGTCGGCGCGGACCTGTGGATCCTCGGCGTGGGCATCGGCGGTATCGGCACCATCCTCGGCGCCGTCAACTTCGTCACCACGATCATCTGCCTCCGCGGGCCGGGCATGACCATGTTCCGTATGCCGATCTTCACCTGGAACATCCTGGTGGCGTCGGTGCTGATCCTCCTGATCTTCCCGCTCCTCACCGCCGCCGCCCTCGGCGTCTTCTACGACCGCCAGTTCGGTGGTCGCATCTACGATCCGGGCAACGGTGGTGCCATCCTGTGGCAGCACCTGTTCTGGTTCTTCGGCCACCCCGAGGTGTACGTTCTCGCCCTCCCGTTCTTCGGCATCGTCTCCGAGGTCTTCCCGGTCTTCTCCCGCAAGCCGCTCTTCGGCTACGCCGGTCTGATCTTCGCGACCCTCGCGATCGCCGCGCTGTCCATGGCGGTGTGGGCGCACCACATGTTCGTCACCGGCGCCGTCCTCCTGCCGTTCTTCTCCTTCATGACGTTCCTCATCGCCGTTCCCACGGGTGTGAAGTTCTTCAACTGGATCGGCACGATGTGGCGCGGGAAGATGACCTTCGAGACGCCGATGGTCTTCGCGCTCGGCTTCATCGTGACCTTCCTCTTCGGTGGTCTGACCGGCATCATGATGGCCGCGGCGCCGATCGACTTCCACATCTCGGACACGTACTTCATCGTCGCGCACTTCCACTACACGCTCTTCGGCACCATCGTGTTCGCGACGTTCGCCGGCGTGTACTTCTGGTTCCCCAAGATGACGGGCCGGATGCTCGACGAGAAGCTGGGCAAGCTGCACTTCTGGCTGATGTTCATCGGCTTCCACACCACGTTCCTCGTGCAGCACTGGCTCGGCAACCAGGGCATGGCCCGTCGCTACGCCGACTACCTGGCGACGGACAACTTCACCGTCCTCAACCAGATCTCGACCATCGGGTCGTTCATCCTCGGCATCGCGATGCTTCCGTTCATCTGGAACGTCATCAAGAGCTGGCGCTACGGCGAGATCGTCACCGTCGACGACCCGTGGGGTGCGGGCAACTCGCTCGAGTGGGCGACCTCGTGCCCGCCGCCGCGTCACAACTTCGTGACCCTGCCCCGGATCCGCTCCGAGCGCCCGGCGTTCGAGCTCCACTACCCGCACATGAGTGAGCGCATGCGCGCAGAGGCCCACGTCGGTGGCCGGGCCGCGGCCCAGGACCCGGCCGCCGTCAAGGACGTCGCCGAGCGCGGCACGTCACCGCAGAAGGGCTGA
- a CDS encoding ATP-dependent DNA helicase → MTDSLPPVSELLATAVESLGGSERPGQVRMAEAVGNALATGEHLAVQAGTGTGKSLAYLVPSLRHAVSTGGTVVVSTATIALQNQLVDRDLPRLAAALRPELGVTPSHAILKGRGNYLCLHRVSSGPVDEADPEEVVSEELFDLPLGGESTAARTPRESSPRDAGPGSRLGQEIARLHDWAQDTETGDRDDLPRGVSDAAWRQVSVTSRECLGQLCPEFSECFAELARQEAGRADVVVTNHALLAIDAMTDVSVLPEHDAVVIDEAHELSDRVTGVTTAELTGAAVIQAARRAAKLVDQQAADRMVAAGEGLASLLDLCPEGRWDLLPEGADLALAAVRHTAENCRSAVPGPKPGEVANDPQGASDRQKTLAALDEVADAADRMLSSFERPVTERLEIVWMSEEDRRGRILRVAPLSVAGLLRARLFAESTVILTSATLTTGGKFDGLAATWGLPPASSSRPDPATAVALEPPSDDDAGSLRWTGLDAGSPFDYRRNGILYVASHLPAPGREGASPEAEDELADLVTAAGGRTLGLFSSMRGARAAAELLRERLDTPVLCQGEDSTANLVAQFAADEETTLVGTLSLWQGVDVPGRSLSLVVIDRIPFPRPDDPLLSARQRAVGARGGNGFLAVAGNHAALLLAQGVGRLLRRTDDRGVVAVLDSRLATARYGGYLRASLPPFWQTTDRDVVIGALERLRDG, encoded by the coding sequence GTGACCGACTCGCTTCCCCCTGTCTCCGAGCTGCTCGCCACCGCGGTCGAGAGCCTGGGCGGCAGCGAGCGGCCGGGACAGGTCCGCATGGCCGAGGCGGTGGGCAACGCCCTGGCCACCGGCGAACATCTGGCCGTCCAGGCCGGTACGGGTACCGGCAAGTCGCTGGCCTATCTCGTGCCGTCGCTGCGACACGCCGTGTCCACCGGGGGCACGGTGGTGGTGTCCACCGCCACGATCGCCCTTCAGAACCAACTGGTGGACCGGGACCTCCCCCGCCTTGCCGCCGCTCTCAGACCGGAACTCGGGGTCACGCCCTCACACGCGATCCTCAAGGGCCGCGGGAACTACCTGTGCCTCCACCGCGTCTCGTCCGGCCCGGTCGACGAGGCCGATCCCGAGGAGGTGGTGTCCGAGGAGTTGTTCGACCTTCCCCTCGGGGGCGAGTCCACGGCCGCCCGCACCCCCCGCGAGTCCTCCCCGCGCGACGCGGGGCCCGGGTCGCGACTCGGCCAGGAGATCGCCCGACTGCACGACTGGGCGCAGGACACCGAGACCGGAGACCGCGACGACCTCCCCCGCGGAGTGTCTGACGCCGCGTGGCGACAGGTCTCGGTGACCAGCCGCGAGTGCCTGGGCCAACTGTGCCCCGAGTTCTCCGAGTGCTTTGCCGAACTGGCCCGCCAGGAGGCCGGACGAGCGGACGTGGTGGTGACCAACCACGCACTGCTCGCGATCGACGCCATGACCGACGTCTCCGTCCTGCCCGAGCACGACGCGGTCGTGATCGACGAGGCCCACGAACTCTCCGACCGCGTGACCGGGGTGACGACGGCAGAACTCACCGGTGCCGCCGTCATCCAGGCGGCGCGGCGAGCGGCCAAGCTCGTCGATCAGCAGGCCGCCGACCGCATGGTGGCGGCCGGCGAGGGACTGGCGAGTCTGCTCGACCTGTGCCCCGAGGGGCGGTGGGACCTCCTCCCCGAGGGCGCCGACCTCGCGCTGGCGGCGGTCCGGCACACGGCAGAGAACTGCCGGAGCGCGGTGCCCGGGCCCAAGCCCGGCGAGGTCGCGAACGATCCGCAGGGCGCCTCCGACCGGCAGAAGACCCTCGCGGCGCTGGACGAGGTCGCCGACGCGGCCGACCGCATGCTCTCCTCGTTCGAGCGCCCGGTGACCGAGCGCCTGGAGATCGTGTGGATGAGCGAGGAGGACCGCCGCGGCCGGATCCTGCGCGTGGCCCCGCTCTCCGTGGCCGGCCTGCTGCGGGCGCGGCTGTTCGCCGAGTCGACGGTGATCCTCACCTCCGCCACCCTCACCACCGGCGGGAAGTTCGACGGGTTGGCAGCCACCTGGGGCCTTCCGCCGGCCTCGTCCTCCAGGCCTGACCCCGCGACGGCCGTCGCCCTGGAGCCCCCGTCCGACGACGACGCAGGCAGCCTCCGCTGGACCGGGCTGGACGCCGGGTCGCCCTTCGACTACCGACGCAACGGCATCCTCTACGTGGCCTCGCACCTGCCGGCGCCCGGCAGGGAGGGTGCCTCCCCCGAGGCGGAGGACGAGCTGGCGGACCTCGTCACCGCCGCCGGCGGACGCACCCTCGGGCTCTTCTCCTCGATGCGCGGCGCCAGGGCGGCGGCGGAGCTGCTGCGCGAACGTCTCGACACCCCGGTGCTGTGCCAGGGAGAGGACTCGACCGCCAACCTGGTGGCGCAGTTCGCGGCGGACGAGGAGACCACACTGGTGGGCACGCTCTCGCTGTGGCAGGGCGTCGACGTCCCCGGTCGGTCTCTGTCCCTGGTGGTGATCGACCGCATCCCGTTCCCCCGGCCGGACGACCCCCTGCTCTCGGCGCGCCAGCGCGCGGTCGGGGCCCGCGGCGGAAACGGTTTCCTCGCGGTCGCCGGCAACCACGCCGCACTGCTCCTCGCCCAGGGCGTGGGGCGGCTCCTCCGGCGCACCGACGACCGGGGCGTCGTCGCGGTCCTCGACTCCCGGTTGGCGACCGCCCGCTACGGCGGCTATCTCCGGGCCTCCCTGCCCCCGTTCTGGCAGACCACCGACCGGGACGTGGTGATCGGCGCCCTCGAGCGGCTGCGCGACGGCTGA
- a CDS encoding aminoacyl-tRNA hydrolase: protein MTDGAQADGPRPEEPLTDGPHPDAPPAGAPATGAALDWCHSRLRAGSAGAEDPDDRDTVRSMPIVLHLPKADPPGRTPLLEAVAAAVAALCLDERVAPGGPWHEDYAAWLDARMRKIARRARGAQWRTALEVEGVTREVDGCAARAFVPGPVDDVDPRLGRLQIGGTDLERDDPGPPPPRVPVVWVDRTLEMSVGKAAAQVGHGVMVLMAEMDRDRLERWIDDGFRVAVREADPDRWRELSAAVSARAPGVAAVVDAGFTEVAPGSLTVIAVDQG from the coding sequence GTGACCGACGGAGCACAGGCTGACGGACCGCGTCCCGAGGAGCCCCTGACCGACGGTCCGCATCCCGACGCGCCACCGGCGGGAGCGCCCGCGACCGGAGCCGCGCTCGACTGGTGCCACTCGCGGCTCCGCGCGGGGTCGGCGGGGGCCGAGGATCCCGACGACCGCGACACCGTTCGGTCGATGCCGATCGTGCTGCACCTGCCCAAGGCGGACCCGCCGGGTCGGACCCCGTTGCTCGAGGCGGTCGCGGCCGCCGTCGCCGCGCTGTGCCTGGACGAGCGCGTGGCCCCCGGCGGACCGTGGCACGAGGACTACGCGGCGTGGCTGGATGCCAGGATGCGCAAGATCGCGCGGCGTGCGCGAGGCGCGCAGTGGCGCACCGCTCTCGAGGTCGAGGGGGTGACCCGCGAGGTGGACGGGTGCGCGGCCAGGGCGTTCGTCCCCGGCCCGGTCGACGACGTGGACCCGCGCCTCGGCCGTCTGCAGATCGGGGGCACCGACCTCGAGCGGGATGATCCGGGCCCCCCGCCGCCGCGTGTGCCGGTCGTGTGGGTGGACAGGACGCTGGAGATGTCCGTGGGTAAAGCCGCCGCCCAGGTCGGCCACGGGGTGATGGTGCTGATGGCGGAGATGGACCGCGACCGGCTCGAGCGGTGGATCGACGACGGGTTCCGCGTGGCGGTTCGGGAGGCGGATCCCGACCGGTGGCGAGAGCTCTCGGCGGCCGTGTCCGCTCGTGCCCCGGGGGTGGCCGCTGTCGTCGACGCAGGGTTCACGGAGGTCGCGCCGGGCTCGCTGACGGTCATCGCCGTCGACCAGGGCTGA
- a CDS encoding ABC transporter substrate-binding protein has product MTDHAPGRLRHRGRGYPSTPARVSVGIAGALVAGLALSGCGPSPVDMVEHPVTTTPSRMAGAELQRSAEPEESCAPAPVPAEFPGNGVREVASTDPAEATVEVPRSPERILALGSGAVDVACALGLQDLVVGTSGLPHDADVYLPANLVGLPDLGIAGDWRAEGADFDADAAANAARDLNPDLIVLADSPDPDPDLARALSAVAPTVVYDARSLNWAESTEAIADAYGRPTAGGDLLLDVIDRARFTADATTPRDTWVSLVSVSDGGEIEVQRPDTLGSLMLEAVGAGRPPAQRTRDGQRIGPAPESPPVGDELGGDVIFAVVGGSDRSEKSAREAFATERWTDLDAVGARRMFVVDRAVWEGSGPVAARAVLDDIRSSINGIAPDG; this is encoded by the coding sequence ATGACCGATCACGCGCCGGGCCGTCTCCGCCATCGCGGACGGGGGTACCCTTCCACCCCCGCGAGGGTCTCGGTCGGCATCGCGGGGGCCCTCGTCGCCGGTCTGGCGCTCTCCGGGTGCGGGCCCTCCCCCGTCGACATGGTCGAGCACCCCGTCACCACGACCCCCTCCCGGATGGCCGGTGCGGAGCTCCAACGCTCGGCCGAGCCGGAGGAATCGTGCGCGCCCGCACCGGTGCCGGCCGAGTTCCCCGGAAACGGGGTCCGAGAGGTCGCGTCCACGGATCCTGCCGAGGCGACGGTGGAGGTCCCCCGCTCTCCGGAACGGATCCTGGCCCTCGGCAGCGGGGCCGTGGACGTGGCGTGCGCTCTGGGCCTGCAGGACCTCGTCGTGGGGACCTCCGGACTGCCCCACGATGCCGACGTCTACCTCCCCGCGAACCTGGTGGGACTGCCCGACCTCGGTATCGCCGGCGACTGGCGGGCCGAGGGCGCCGACTTCGACGCGGATGCCGCCGCGAACGCCGCCCGGGACCTGAACCCCGATCTCATCGTGCTGGCCGACTCCCCCGATCCCGACCCCGATCTGGCACGGGCGTTGTCGGCTGTCGCGCCGACCGTCGTCTACGACGCGCGGAGCCTGAACTGGGCCGAGAGCACCGAGGCGATCGCCGACGCCTACGGTCGCCCCACGGCCGGCGGAGACCTCCTGTTGGATGTGATCGACCGGGCGCGGTTCACCGCGGACGCGACCACCCCGAGAGACACCTGGGTCTCGCTCGTCTCCGTCTCCGACGGGGGCGAGATCGAGGTCCAACGGCCGGACACACTCGGCAGCCTCATGCTCGAGGCCGTCGGTGCCGGCCGGCCCCCCGCCCAGCGCACCCGGGACGGACAGCGGATCGGGCCCGCCCCGGAGTCGCCTCCGGTGGGTGACGAACTGGGCGGGGACGTGATCTTCGCCGTGGTGGGTGGCAGTGACCGCTCCGAGAAGTCCGCGCGGGAGGCGTTCGCCACCGAGCGGTGGACGGACCTCGACGCGGTGGGGGCCCGCCGCATGTTCGTGGTGGACCGGGCCGTGTGGGAGGGCTCCGGTCCGGTGGCCGCACGAGCGGTCCTCGACGACATCAGGAGTTCCATCAACGGGATCGCCCCGGACGGCTAG
- a CDS encoding nicotinate phosphoribosyltransferase, translated as MTSTAPTRAPHPPDRPSTALLTDKYELTMISAALADGTADRPCVFEVFARRLPAGRRYGVVGGTGRLLERLRDFRFGEQELATVADSLDERTLGWLRDFRFTGRMDGYPEGELFFPGSPVLTVRGGFAECVLLETLVLSVLNHDSAIASAAARMTSAADGRPIIEMGSRRTHEEAAVAAARASYLTGFASTSNVEATRRHGVPSAGTSAHAFTLLHTGPDGPDEASAFRSQVATLGVSTTLLVDTYDITRGVATAIEVAGPGLGGVRIDSGDLGMLARQVRVQLDSLGAHGTRIVVSGDLDEYAIAALRAEPVDAYGVGTRLVTGSGAPTAGMVYKLVEVDGIPVAKRSTHKESLPGAKRAVRLHRRSGTAVEEVLLPWAGSVTAEPGLEQRDLIVPLMREGAPVPDLPSLEESRTFHQAAMVTLPWEGLALSEGEPAVPVRVVPPGP; from the coding sequence GTGACCTCGACCGCGCCGACGCGCGCCCCTCACCCGCCGGACCGTCCGTCCACCGCGCTGCTGACGGACAAGTACGAGCTCACGATGATCAGCGCCGCGCTGGCCGACGGCACCGCCGACCGTCCCTGCGTGTTCGAGGTGTTCGCCCGGCGACTGCCGGCCGGTCGCCGGTACGGCGTCGTCGGCGGCACCGGACGGCTCCTGGAGCGACTCCGGGACTTCCGCTTCGGGGAACAGGAGCTCGCGACGGTGGCCGACTCGCTCGACGAGCGGACCCTCGGGTGGTTGCGGGACTTCCGTTTCACCGGACGGATGGACGGGTATCCCGAGGGGGAGCTCTTCTTCCCCGGATCCCCGGTGTTGACCGTCCGGGGCGGGTTCGCCGAGTGCGTGCTGCTGGAGACGCTGGTGCTGTCCGTGCTCAACCACGACAGCGCGATCGCCTCCGCCGCCGCGCGGATGACCTCCGCGGCGGACGGGCGCCCGATCATCGAGATGGGCTCACGCCGCACGCACGAGGAGGCCGCAGTGGCCGCGGCCCGCGCCTCCTACCTCACGGGGTTCGCCTCCACCTCGAACGTCGAGGCCACCCGGCGGCACGGGGTCCCCTCCGCCGGCACGTCGGCCCACGCGTTCACTCTGCTGCACACCGGTCCGGACGGCCCGGACGAAGCGTCCGCCTTCCGCTCTCAGGTCGCCACCCTCGGTGTGAGCACAACCCTGCTGGTGGACACGTACGACATCACCCGCGGCGTGGCCACGGCGATCGAGGTGGCCGGGCCCGGGCTGGGCGGGGTCCGCATCGACTCGGGCGATCTCGGGATGCTGGCCCGGCAGGTGCGTGTGCAACTGGACTCCCTGGGCGCCCACGGGACCCGCATCGTGGTCTCCGGGGACCTGGACGAGTACGCGATCGCGGCGCTGCGGGCCGAGCCCGTCGACGCCTACGGGGTGGGCACCCGGTTGGTGACCGGCTCGGGCGCCCCCACCGCGGGGATGGTCTACAAGCTCGTCGAGGTGGACGGCATCCCCGTGGCCAAGCGCTCGACCCACAAGGAGTCCCTGCCGGGCGCCAAGCGGGCCGTCCGACTCCACCGACGATCCGGCACCGCGGTCGAGGAGGTGCTCCTACCGTGGGCGGGGTCCGTGACCGCTGAACCGGGACTGGAGCAGAGGGATCTGATTGTCCCCCTGATGCGCGAGGGCGCCCCCGTCCCCGACCTGCCGTCCCTGGAGGAGTCGCGGACGTTCCACCAGGCAGCGATGGTGACGCTGCCGTGGGAGGGCCTGGCGTTGAGCGAGGGCGAGCCGGCGGTCCCCGTGCGTGTGGTGCCGCCGGGTCCGTGA